One window of Streptomyces sp. FIT100 genomic DNA carries:
- a CDS encoding MerR family transcriptional regulator produces the protein MEWSIQEIARKAGTTSRALRHYGELGLLTPSRIGSNGYRYYDQDALVRLQRILLLRELGLGLPAIAQVLEGQRDTAAALRTHLRLLEQERERIGRQIASVRTTLDRTERGEELMAEEVFDGFDHTRYEAEVTERWGREAYEKGDRWWRSLSAAEKQEFQDRQAGIARDFAQARKDGLAPDSEEAQAIARRHIEWLSVTVTPTKPYIIGLGEMYVADPRFTANYDRHGEGTAVFVRDAMKVYAERNLADETDGGAGSGSGDD, from the coding sequence ATGGAGTGGTCGATCCAGGAAATCGCCAGGAAGGCCGGCACGACGAGCCGAGCGCTCAGGCACTACGGAGAGCTCGGGCTCCTCACGCCGAGCCGGATCGGCAGCAACGGCTACCGCTACTACGACCAGGACGCCCTCGTCCGGCTGCAGCGCATCCTGCTGCTGCGCGAGCTGGGCCTCGGCCTGCCGGCGATCGCGCAGGTCCTGGAAGGACAGCGGGACACGGCCGCCGCCCTGCGCACCCATCTGAGGCTGCTGGAGCAGGAGCGGGAGCGCATCGGGCGGCAGATCGCCTCGGTGCGGACCACTCTCGACCGCACGGAGAGAGGAGAGGAACTGATGGCGGAAGAAGTCTTCGACGGCTTCGACCACACCCGGTACGAGGCGGAGGTCACCGAGCGCTGGGGCCGCGAGGCGTACGAGAAGGGTGACCGCTGGTGGCGCTCGCTCAGCGCCGCGGAGAAGCAGGAGTTCCAGGACCGGCAGGCCGGGATCGCCCGCGACTTCGCCCAGGCACGGAAGGACGGCCTCGCGCCGGACAGCGAGGAGGCGCAGGCGATCGCGCGGAGGCACATCGAGTGGCTGTCGGTGACGGTCACGCCGACGAAGCCGTACATCATCGGGCTCGGCGAGATGTACGTCGCCGACCCGCGCTTCACGGCGAACTACGACCGGCACGGCGAGGGGACAGCGGTCTTCGTCCGTGATGCCATGAAGGTGTACGCGGAACGCAACCTCGCCGACGAGACCGACGGCGGTGCCGGCAGCGGCAGCGGCGACGACTGA
- a CDS encoding M23 family metallopeptidase yields the protein MASNEPALQDPPNTEWMPADAWAPAAGAEEWNPTEETVRPVRGRHRVVKQRNGLARSSTVLGVGVIAAVGAGGMATAQDKPAVSISLPDTITDKLPDAKSLPGVGSLVADDSDDEDGDRNDAPLTALSVADTASASSSEQSGAGAGEALRARILQQAEQQRAEAEAEAKAAAEKAAAEKAAAEARAQQTAAEKAAAEAKRKAEEEAARKAEAERLAKLAASYSLPTSSYTITSTFGQAGSMWSSGYHTGLDFAAPTGTPAKAVHGGTVKSAGWSGSYGYRVVLELEDGTEIWYAHLSSMTVSAGQAVTTGDTIGRVGATGNVTGPHLHLEVHTAGGDGIDPAAWLRDKGISI from the coding sequence GTGGCGTCCAACGAGCCTGCCCTCCAAGATCCCCCCAACACCGAGTGGATGCCCGCCGACGCGTGGGCCCCGGCCGCCGGGGCGGAGGAATGGAACCCGACCGAGGAGACCGTTCGCCCGGTCCGCGGCAGGCACCGCGTCGTCAAGCAGCGCAACGGACTTGCCAGGAGCTCCACCGTCCTCGGAGTCGGCGTCATCGCCGCGGTCGGCGCCGGCGGCATGGCCACCGCGCAGGACAAGCCCGCGGTCTCCATCTCCCTGCCCGACACCATCACGGACAAACTCCCCGACGCCAAGTCCCTGCCCGGCGTGGGCTCCCTGGTGGCGGACGACTCCGACGACGAGGACGGCGACCGCAACGACGCGCCGCTGACCGCGCTCTCCGTCGCCGACACGGCGTCCGCGAGCAGCAGCGAGCAGAGCGGGGCGGGCGCAGGCGAGGCCCTGCGCGCCCGGATTCTCCAGCAGGCCGAGCAGCAGCGGGCCGAAGCCGAGGCCGAGGCGAAGGCCGCCGCGGAGAAGGCCGCAGCCGAGAAGGCCGCGGCGGAGGCGAGAGCCCAGCAGACCGCCGCGGAGAAGGCCGCCGCCGAGGCGAAGCGGAAGGCCGAGGAGGAGGCCGCGCGCAAGGCGGAGGCCGAGCGGCTGGCCAAGCTCGCCGCGAGCTACTCCCTGCCGACGTCCTCGTACACGATCACTTCCACGTTCGGGCAGGCCGGGTCCATGTGGTCCTCCGGCTACCACACCGGCCTCGACTTCGCGGCCCCCACCGGCACCCCGGCGAAGGCCGTCCACGGCGGCACCGTCAAGTCCGCGGGCTGGTCCGGCTCGTACGGCTACCGCGTGGTGCTGGAGCTCGAGGACGGCACCGAGATCTGGTACGCCCACCTGTCGTCGATGACCGTGTCCGCCGGACAGGCGGTGACCACGGGCGACACGATCGGCCGCGTCGGCGCCACCGGCAATGTCACCGGACCGCATCTGCACCTGGAGGTGCACACGGCGGGCGGCGACGGGATCGACCCGGCGGCGTGGCTGCGGGACAAGGGCATCAGCATCTGA
- a CDS encoding PP2C family protein-serine/threonine phosphatase, with translation MALPVLIIIAGVFFDLGTPASFTASPLFAAAPLVAAPFFSPLYTLMTGVAAVGTVAALHAYNERTSEIPAVTELLTVFTVSVLALFINQVVRRSGEQLASARVVAEAAQRAVLPSPAERIGGLHIAARYEAAQADASIGGDLFAVQDTPLGVRLVVGDVRGKGLDAVEAVAVVLGAFREAAEQESSLEGVAQRLDRALAREGTRRSGLDAFEGFTTAVLAEIPRGDGHVRVVNRGHPPPYVLYGDGALETLEPAERALPLGMGDLGSWPDRADEAAFPSGATLLLYTDGLTEARDAQGAFYDPGGRLGGRIFPGPDELLDALVADVRRHTGGRSTDDMALLAVSRPGDRQPERRRTMPVVP, from the coding sequence ATGGCGCTGCCCGTGCTGATCATCATTGCCGGCGTCTTCTTCGACCTCGGCACCCCCGCCTCGTTCACCGCCTCCCCCCTCTTCGCCGCCGCGCCCCTGGTCGCCGCCCCCTTCTTCTCCCCGCTGTACACGCTCATGACGGGCGTCGCCGCCGTCGGGACGGTGGCCGCGCTGCACGCGTACAACGAGAGGACCAGCGAGATCCCGGCGGTGACGGAGCTGCTGACCGTGTTCACGGTCTCCGTGCTGGCCCTCTTCATCAACCAGGTCGTGCGGCGCAGCGGCGAGCAGCTGGCCTCGGCGCGGGTCGTCGCGGAGGCCGCCCAGCGGGCGGTGCTGCCCTCGCCGGCCGAGCGGATCGGCGGGCTGCACATCGCGGCGCGGTACGAGGCGGCGCAGGCGGACGCGTCCATCGGCGGTGACCTGTTCGCCGTGCAGGACACCCCGTTAGGGGTGCGGCTGGTGGTCGGGGACGTACGGGGCAAGGGGCTGGACGCGGTCGAGGCGGTGGCCGTCGTGCTGGGCGCGTTCCGGGAGGCGGCGGAGCAGGAGTCCTCGCTGGAGGGGGTCGCGCAGCGGCTGGACCGGGCGCTCGCGCGGGAGGGCACACGGCGCTCCGGGCTGGACGCGTTCGAGGGCTTCACGACCGCCGTGCTCGCCGAGATCCCGCGCGGGGACGGGCACGTCCGGGTGGTCAACCGCGGCCATCCGCCGCCGTACGTGCTGTACGGGGACGGCGCCCTGGAGACGCTGGAACCGGCCGAACGGGCGCTGCCGCTCGGCATGGGCGACCTCGGCTCGTGGCCGGACCGCGCGGACGAGGCCGCGTTCCCGTCCGGAGCCACTCTGCTGCTCTACACGGACGGACTGACGGAGGCCCGTGACGCGCAGGGCGCCTTCTACGATCCGGGCGGCCGGCTGGGCGGGCGGATCTTCCCCGGCCCCGACGAGCTGCTGGACGCGCTGGTGGCCGACGTACGCCGCCATACGGGCGGCCGGTCGACGGACGACATGGCGCTGCTGGCGGTCAGCCGGCCCGGGGACCGGCAGCCGGAGCGGCGCCGGACGATGCCGGTGGTGCCGTGA
- a CDS encoding PrsW family intramembrane metalloprotease — protein sequence MQQLPAAPHPVVPACGEQPLFDAVPERTHWRYKPRRAFWRSKALRVGAVFTLLALCGLVLLALVREETGTEGFLVGLGLAVLPVPLLMAAFRWLDRVEPGPWRNLIFAFAWGACAAALVAIIANSFATQWIATATADPASADTIGATVIAPVVEESAKAAAILLLFLFRRQDFTGLVDGVVVAGFTATGFAFTENILYLGTAFGEDQEFGHSGFASVTAATFFVRIVMSPFAHPLFTVLTGIGFGIAANTPHRRRFVRTVLPLLGLAMAMAMHALWNGSGVFGPWGFYAVYGAFMVPAFGLLTWLAIWTRQRELRTVATHLPAYAAAGWLSAAEPFALSSMRARTMARDLVGRAHGSAAARTVTEYEAFATSLAFLRHRAHRGTAGPDFAAREQELLHHLWQRKHVASPALTYAAGATGRVRLPPPYLDYGSYNPYRW from the coding sequence GCGCGTGGGGGCCGTATTCACGCTGCTCGCGCTCTGCGGGCTCGTCCTCCTCGCACTGGTGCGCGAGGAGACCGGCACCGAGGGCTTCCTCGTCGGCCTCGGCCTCGCCGTGCTGCCGGTGCCGCTGCTGATGGCGGCGTTCCGCTGGCTGGACCGGGTCGAGCCGGGCCCCTGGCGCAATCTGATCTTCGCCTTCGCCTGGGGCGCCTGCGCCGCCGCGCTCGTCGCCATCATCGCCAACTCGTTCGCGACGCAGTGGATAGCCACCGCGACGGCCGACCCGGCGTCCGCGGACACGATCGGGGCCACGGTCATCGCACCGGTGGTGGAGGAGAGCGCGAAGGCGGCCGCGATCCTGCTTCTCTTCCTCTTCCGCAGACAGGACTTCACGGGGCTCGTCGACGGCGTCGTCGTGGCCGGTTTCACCGCGACCGGCTTCGCCTTCACCGAGAACATCCTCTATCTCGGCACGGCGTTCGGCGAGGACCAGGAGTTCGGCCACTCCGGCTTCGCGTCCGTCACCGCGGCGACCTTCTTCGTACGGATCGTGATGTCGCCGTTCGCGCACCCCCTCTTCACCGTGCTGACGGGCATCGGCTTCGGCATCGCGGCGAACACACCGCACCGGCGCAGGTTCGTCAGGACCGTGCTGCCGCTGCTCGGCCTGGCGATGGCGATGGCGATGCACGCGCTGTGGAACGGCTCCGGGGTGTTCGGCCCCTGGGGCTTCTACGCGGTGTACGGGGCGTTCATGGTCCCGGCCTTCGGGCTGCTGACCTGGCTGGCGATCTGGACCCGCCAGCGCGAGCTGCGCACGGTCGCGACGCACCTGCCCGCATACGCCGCCGCGGGCTGGCTCTCCGCCGCCGAGCCGTTCGCCCTCTCCTCGATGCGGGCGCGCACGATGGCCCGTGACCTGGTGGGCCGCGCTCACGGTTCGGCAGCCGCCCGCACCGTGACCGAGTACGAGGCGTTCGCGACCTCGCTCGCCTTCCTGCGCCACCGGGCCCACCGCGGCACGGCGGGCCCGGACTTCGCCGCCCGTGAGCAGGAGCTGCTCCACCACCTCTGGCAGCGCAAGCACGTCGCGTCCCCTGCTCTCACCTACGCGGCCGGGGCGACGGGGCGGGTCCGGCTCCCGCCGCCGTATCTGGACTACGGGAGCTACAACCCGTACCGCTGGTAG
- a CDS encoding aldo/keto reductase — MTSLRPLGSSDLSVFPLALGGNVFGWTADESESFAVLDAYAAAGGNFVDTADAYSAWVPGNEGGESETVIGNWMALRGNRADVVVATKAGAHPQHKGLSAATIKAAAEDSLRRLRTDHIDLYYTHFDDVSVPVEEIITALDRLVKDGKVRAIAASNLSAERLQASLDFSEREGLARYAVLQPPYNLVARDAYEGELQDTAARAGLAAVPYAALASGFLTGKYREGKAVDSARAQRAGQHLETERGRRVLAALDDIAAARGAEVATVALAWLASRPTVVAPIASARTVEQLPALVAVAELELAEDELARLTAASA, encoded by the coding sequence ATGACGTCACTGCGCCCGCTGGGCTCGTCCGATCTGTCCGTCTTCCCGCTCGCCCTCGGCGGCAATGTCTTCGGCTGGACCGCCGACGAGTCGGAGTCCTTCGCCGTGCTCGACGCGTACGCGGCGGCCGGAGGCAACTTCGTGGACACCGCCGACGCGTACTCGGCATGGGTCCCCGGCAACGAGGGCGGCGAATCCGAGACCGTCATCGGCAACTGGATGGCCCTGCGAGGCAACCGCGCCGACGTCGTCGTCGCCACGAAGGCCGGCGCGCACCCGCAGCACAAAGGGCTCTCCGCCGCCACGATCAAGGCGGCGGCCGAGGACTCGCTGCGCCGACTGCGCACCGACCACATCGACCTGTACTACACGCACTTCGACGATGTCTCCGTACCGGTCGAAGAGATCATCACGGCCCTCGACCGCCTGGTGAAGGACGGAAAGGTCCGCGCCATCGCCGCGTCCAACCTCTCCGCCGAGCGGCTCCAGGCATCGCTGGACTTCTCGGAGCGCGAGGGCCTGGCCCGCTACGCCGTCCTCCAGCCGCCCTACAACCTGGTCGCGCGTGACGCCTACGAGGGCGAGCTCCAGGACACGGCCGCCAGGGCCGGCCTCGCCGCCGTCCCCTACGCCGCGCTGGCCTCCGGATTCCTCACCGGCAAGTACCGGGAAGGGAAGGCGGTCGACAGCGCTCGGGCGCAGCGCGCCGGCCAGCACCTGGAGACCGAGCGCGGCCGGCGGGTGCTGGCGGCGCTCGACGACATCGCCGCGGCCCGGGGTGCGGAGGTCGCGACGGTCGCCCTCGCCTGGCTCGCGTCCCGGCCGACCGTCGTCGCGCCCATCGCCTCCGCACGGACGGTGGAGCAGCTGCCGGCTCTGGTCGCGGTCGCGGAGCTGGAGCTCGCCGAGGACGAGCTTGCGCGGCTGACGGCGGCGTCGGCGTAG